The Solibacillus sp. FSL R7-0668 genome includes the window ACTTGGCTTAACTGAAACAAGTCTCGGCATAATCCCAGGCGCTGGAGGTACTCAACGTTTACCGCGACTCATCGGCGAGGCAAAGGCACTCGAATTAATCTTAACAGCCAAACGTTTGACAGCAGCAGAAGCACTACAATATGGCGTTGTCACAAAAATTGCACCTAAAGAACAGCTCCATGAACTGACGGGAGCATTTGCAATGACCATCTTAAAAAATGCACCGATTGCCATTCAACAGGCAAAATTCGCTGTAAAGCAGGGCATGAAAACTGATATTCAAACGGGCTTACAAATCGAGCGTAAAGCTTATGAACTGACGATTCCTACAGAAGATCGCATTGAAGCACTTAACGCATTTGCAGAAAAAAGACCTCCCCAATTTAAGGGAAGGTAAACTTGCCTTTTTAGATTTTTTTATGAATAAGTTACAGCATATTATTGTATCACAAAAGGGCATTGCTTCAATAAATAAGCAATGCCCCTTCCTTTATTTTTTACGCGCTTTTACTGCCCCAATAATTGCTGGCAATACTGAAATCACAATAATTAAAATCAGTACAACCGAGAAGTTGTCTTTAATAATTGGAATATTTCCGAAGAAGTACCCAAGTAGCGTACAACTCATTACCCATAAAAACGCACCAACAACGTTATAAACAAGGAAATAACGATAATTCATGCGACTAGCACCGGCAACAAACGGAATGAATGTACGGATAAATGGCATGAATCGTGCAATAACAATCGTTTTCCCACCATGCTTATTAAAGAAGCGCTGTGCGATTTCTAAACGCTCACGGTTAATTACACGTCCGAGAAAGCTGTTTTCCGGAATCGACATCCCTACCTTATGTCCAATATGGTAATTAACCGTATCCCCAAGAACAGCCGCTATGAAGAAGACAATCAATAATGTATACAAATTAAATGCACCTAATGCGGCCAGCGTACCACTAGCAAATAACAGCGAATCCCCCGGTAAAAATGGCATAATCACTACACCAGTTTCAACGAAGACAATCCCAAATAAAATCCCGTACGACCAATTTCCAAACTGTTGAATAATTTCAACAAGATGGTCGTCAATGTGTAAAATAAAATCAATTAACCCATAAATGACTGACATCGTTTTTCTCTCTTTTCCACTAAATTATTTTTTTATTTTACCATACTATGAAAGTGATGGCTGATTATTACGTCTTTGTAAAGACGTATTGTACATTAATTTGTTGCCATACCCCTTCGTTCATTAATCAAATTTACAAAACTGTAATATTCCAGCGCCATTATGACCAAATTGAAAAGGCATCCTCCTTAGATGGATGCCTTCGAATTGAGTTATAAATATTTTTTAAACCAACCTGTAATTTGAGCTAATCGTTCTACTCTTAGGCTTGGAATTCCTGTACGAGATAGATTATGATCACTTTCTGGGAAGCGGACAAAGCCTACTTCTTTGCCCATACGTTTTAATGTAATATAAAATTGCTCTGCTTGCTCGATTGGACAGCGGAAATCCCGTTCACTATGCAAGATTAATAACGGTGTTTCTACATTTGCTGCATACTTTAACGGTGAATGGTGCCATAGCTTTTCGACATTATTCATATCGGCAAGCATTTGCCATTCTGTGAAGTAATAGCCAATATCGGATACGCCATTAAAGCTAATCCAGTTTGAAATAGAACGCTGTGTCACTGCTGCTTTAAAGCGATTTGTATGCCCTACCGCCCAGTTCGTCATAAAGCCACCGTAGCTCCCACCTGTTAACCCAACACGTGCTTCATCAATCCAATCATAGTTGGCTAATGCATAGTCTAATCCTGCCATAATATCTTCATAGTCTCCGCCACCATAATCCCCGCGCACAGCATCTACAAATTCCTGTGAATAACCATGACTGCCTCGTGGATTTACATATAGTACGCCATAGCCTTGCGCTGCTAATAGCTGCATTTCGTGGAAGAAAGTGTTGGCATAAAGTGTATGTGGCCCACCATGAACTTCCACGATTAGTGGATACTTTTCACCCACAATATAATTTGTCGGCTTCATGATCCATCCATGCACCGTTAGGCCATCTTTTGTTGTATATATGATTGCCTCTGGTGTTGAAAGGGTTGTGCTTGCCAAAAATTCGGCATTAAATGTTGTTAATTGTTTGCGCTCACCTGTTGTAATATCAAAGTCAAAAAGCTCTCCAGGGAATGTTGGATTGGATACGGTCATTAATGCGCGATTGCCATTTTTAAAAATGGCATAGCCGTAGACATGCTCATTTTCAGGAGATGCCGGATAAATGGCGCCTTCAAGCGTTGCATAATACAAGCGGACATCGCCTACTGTTGATACTTGGAAATACAAATCATTGTTTTCTGTCCACATGACAGTTGGTGCAGATGCAGCTTGTTGTGTATCCCCTACTGCATAATCCCCTACAGGCACATCAAACATTTCCGTTAGCTTCTGGGTTGTTTTAGATTGTGTGTCATAAATATAAATATGACCATGTGTTGCGTTTTTAAATGTTTGGTCTGATCCACCAAATGCAATATAGCGTTCATCAAATGAAAAGGCAGCATCTCCATAATAACCATCTTCATCGATTAACACGGTTTCTTCTTTCGTGTCCACATTTACTAAATAAAGCGGTGTACGGAATACATCATCAGTATTATCAGCTCGGTTTACCGCTACTACTAATGTTTTGCCATCATGCGAAATGCCTTGTAAGCTATGTGAATAAGGTGTATCTGTAAAGGCAGTAATCTCTTTTGTGTCCAATGCAACAACGGCAATTTGCGCATAACGCTTTTGAGGTAATAGCCCCACGCTATCTGCTTTATACTTCATTTTGTCGACTACATATGCTTTCGGGAATTTTTTATCTTCCTCTTCTTCCTCCTCTGTAATCGCTAGCCCTTCTTTGACGGAAGTAGTCAGCCAAATCTTTTCACCACAAGGGCTCCATAAAAATGAGTTCACTCCATTTGGTAATGTCGTCATTTCTTGCGCTTCGCCTCCGCGACGATTTAATACATAAAGTTGTTGCTTTTCTCCACGCTTCACTAAAAATGCTACGCGCTCCCCATTTGGAGACCAAGCAGCATTTGAAACTCGTTCATTACCAAATGTCCATTGTGTTATGTTGCCTGATGCAAGCTCAATATGGAATAAATGAGCGTTATAGTTATTTTCTTTTTCGTTCATCTGTGTTCGAATAAATAATGCTTCCTGCTCATTTGGCGCTAGTACCGGATTCGTAATCGACTGTAATTCAAATAAGCTCTCTTTTGTTATAAAGTTTGTCATAGGGCACCTCGTTATTATTTCGAATTTCGTAATACATAGTTTACCAGTTTTTCGCCAAAAAATAAATAACACTTACCACTAAGTACAGCAGTAAGTGTCATTATATTAGGCTTTTGTCGTTTCTTTTAGTGAACGACGTAAAATTTTACCTGTCGTATTTTTTGGTAACTCGTCAATAATTTCAATCACTGTAGGCACTTTATATTTTACAATATGTTTTGAGCAGTATTCTTGAATATTTTCCACTGTGATGGATGGGTCCTTTAAAACGACGAAAGCATGCACAGCCTCACCAAAGTTTGGATCTGGGAAGCCGACAACAGCTGCTTCTACAATTCCATTGTGTGAATATAATACCTCTTCTACTTCACGAGGGTATACATTATAGCCCCCAACAATGATTAAATCCTTTTTGCGATCCACGATAAAGAAATAACCCTCTTCATCCTTTCGTGCTAAATCTCCTGTATATAACCAGCCATTGCGAATCGTAATAGCTGTTTCTTCTGGCATTTTGTAATAGCCCTTCATGACATTTGGTCCACGTACGATTAATTCGCCAACTTCACCTATCGCAACTTCTTCTCCATTTTCATCAACGACTTTGTTTTCAACATTGACAATGGATTGTCCGATCGAACCCGATTTACGTTCACGGTCAATTGGATTGAAGCAAGTAACAGGTGAAGCCTCTGATAAACCATAACCTTCTGAAATTCGCACATTAAACTTATTTTCAAAGTTATGTAGCAATGATACCGGTAAAGATGAACCACCAGAAATCGCCAGTCGCAATGTAGAGAATGCACTTACATCGCCCGCTTCGTATTGATATAAGAAGTTAAACATCGTCGGTACACCTGCAAATATCGTTGCTTGATAAGCATCTGCTAACGCGAAAATTTCGCCCGGACTAAAGCGTGGCGCTAATAAAATTGTAGCTCCGCGCGTTAACGGTGCATTCACTACGACCGTTAATGCAAATACGTGGAATACTGGTAAAGTTGCGATTACGCGGTCCTCATGCGTCATTTTTAAATAATCACCAATATCTCGTGCATTGGAATACAGATTTTGATGTGTTAGCATGGCTCCCTTTGGATGACCAGTTGTACCAGATGTATACAAAATAACCGCCGTATCATCTGGTGACACTTCCACTGGGTCCACTGAACGTGTTGCGCCTGCTAATACTTGTGTAAATAATTTTGTTTTTGCTTTTACTGCATCCGACAATGTCGCAAATTTCTCACCAATATCTGGTGTCGTTTCGCATACGATGTAATTTTTCACCTGTGGGAATCTTTGCACCCCTGCTTCCACAAGTGGTAATAGCATGTCTAATGCGATTACAGCCTTTACATCACCATTTTGGATAATGTACGAAATTTCGTCTGCTGTGTATATCGGGTTAATCGGAATTGCGACTGCCCCAATACGCATGGACGCGTACAAACTAATGATAAAATGTGGTGTATTGCCGAGTAAAAGAGCGATATGATCTCCCTTTTGTACACCTAAATCTTCTAAGGCTCCAGCAAAGCGGGCAATCGTTTGCTCCAGCTCGCCATAAGAAGTACCCTTTCCTAAAAAGTGAAACGCCGTTTTTTCAGGTTGTTCGAAAGCTTGTTGTCTTACTTTTTCAACTAAATTCAATACACCCATCCCCTTTTCACATAAAATGAAAGAATATTCACTTTAATGAAAGTATAGAATAAGTATATTAATAAAACAATAAGAATTTCTATTTCATGCATAAATTTTGTTATTAAAAACATATTTTCAGTTCAAAATCATCCTTTGATATGCGAAATATAACGCCAGCGAATCAAGAAGAAATAGACGATTTGAATGATTGTAAAGCATGTAAATGAAAATACAACTTCTTTTACAATCGATAAATCCATGACATCATTTAATACCATTTGTACGACATAAAATGCGAATGCGCTATGCACAAGGGCTAATCCCCATGGCAAGAAAAATTGAATGACTAAATTTCGAGTGACCAGTCGCTTCATTTCTTTATCTGTTAACCCAATTCGCTTTAATGTATTAAATTGATTTTTCTCTCGATCTAGGTTGGCATAAATTTTAAAATACACAAAACTACCTGAAGCCAGTAAAAATACTGCAACGACCAAAATGCCAACAAGTGTCAATAATGCATAGGTAGCTAATATATAAGAATAATTTAACCCTGCATTTTCAAAATAAAATGGCAAGGAGTACTTCTCATTCAACACATATTCCCTTGCCACCATTTGCTGAATACCTAATCCTACCAATTTGGTTTCTGTCCAGTTCGGTATATCAAACGTAAACAAATGGTAACCAGGCTCAACATCTGGCGCGCGTTCGAATCGATTTGCTAGCTTTTCAAAATCTTCGTCACTAATAATAATGGAATTGCTACTAATCATCGCTGACGGGAAAAACATTTTTGGGTAGACGCTATTAATCGTTAACTTTACATCATTTTCCTTTAGCGTTGTATGAACAACCGTTTCGCGCAGCTCTTTTATGGAGTCTTCCGAATACGGAATGAACATCGCCTCGCCACTTTTTAAATTTACTAGCGGGTATTTATATGAAAACAACAAATGATTAATGTCTGTTTCTCGAAAAACCTCTACTGGATTTGATGTAAAAGTAGACGTTTGACGCACAACTGAAAAGCGCGTCATATGATAGCTAATACCATTGGTTTCTAAATCTTCTATTACCGAAAGCACATGCTCGACTTCATAAGGATTATCAATTTCCCCTTTATAAATAATGCCAATGGGATTGATTTTGTCATATTGTGATGTGTAGGATGACATCGCTGACAGCACACCTACCGTCAAAAATGCCAAGGTCGAAACAAGCGTTACAATAAAAAACATGCGCGAATTAACACGTAGTACTTGTACTTGATCAGCAATCGATAACATATGCGAGCGCTTCCAGTACACATGCTTGCGTCGCTTAATCAGGTCAATAATAAGCAAGGTCGTATCCGAAAAGAAATAATACGTACCAAACGTCACAAAAAACGGAATCAGTAAGGTGTAGGAAAATAGAGATGATTTTGTAGTTAACAGCGCCAAGCTATAACCAACGACAATGAGTACAATCCCTAATATGCCATTGCGCTTTGAATACGTTTGGTTAATTTCAATCGATTGCTGCCCCCGAATCAAATCGCGAATCCTCAAATCTGGAATAAACATCA containing:
- a CDS encoding S9 family peptidase, which produces MTNFITKESLFELQSITNPVLAPNEQEALFIRTQMNEKENNYNAHLFHIELASGNITQWTFGNERVSNAAWSPNGERVAFLVKRGEKQQLYVLNRRGGEAQEMTTLPNGVNSFLWSPCGEKIWLTTSVKEGLAITEEEEEEDKKFPKAYVVDKMKYKADSVGLLPQKRYAQIAVVALDTKEITAFTDTPYSHSLQGISHDGKTLVVAVNRADNTDDVFRTPLYLVNVDTKEETVLIDEDGYYGDAAFSFDERYIAFGGSDQTFKNATHGHIYIYDTQSKTTQKLTEMFDVPVGDYAVGDTQQAASAPTVMWTENNDLYFQVSTVGDVRLYYATLEGAIYPASPENEHVYGYAIFKNGNRALMTVSNPTFPGELFDFDITTGERKQLTTFNAEFLASTTLSTPEAIIYTTKDGLTVHGWIMKPTNYIVGEKYPLIVEVHGGPHTLYANTFFHEMQLLAAQGYGVLYVNPRGSHGYSQEFVDAVRGDYGGGDYEDIMAGLDYALANYDWIDEARVGLTGGSYGGFMTNWAVGHTNRFKAAVTQRSISNWISFNGVSDIGYYFTEWQMLADMNNVEKLWHHSPLKYAANVETPLLILHSERDFRCPIEQAEQFYITLKRMGKEVGFVRFPESDHNLSRTGIPSLRVERLAQITGWFKKYL
- a CDS encoding ABC transporter permease produces the protein MTFLQFAYRNVFRNFRNYAAFFMASFFSVFVFFIYSMLMFHPEIESGFLGEVSIAGMIFAEIILVLFSWFFIYYSLRAFLEARTKEFAILLQLGMDRHQLGKLIFIETMTIGLFSCLSGIVFGFAFSKFFFMIVREILNLSALPLYISWEPFVLTFFVYVSAFVVISTISMMFIPDLRIRDLIRGQQSIEINQTYSKRNGILGIVLIVVGYSLALLTTKSSLFSYTLLIPFFVTFGTYYFFSDTTLLIIDLIKRRKHVYWKRSHMLSIADQVQVLRVNSRMFFIVTLVSTLAFLTVGVLSAMSSYTSQYDKINPIGIIYKGEIDNPYEVEHVLSVIEDLETNGISYHMTRFSVVRQTSTFTSNPVEVFRETDINHLLFSYKYPLVNLKSGEAMFIPYSEDSIKELRETVVHTTLKENDVKLTINSVYPKMFFPSAMISSNSIIISDEDFEKLANRFERAPDVEPGYHLFTFDIPNWTETKLVGLGIQQMVAREYVLNEKYSLPFYFENAGLNYSYILATYALLTLVGILVVAVFLLASGSFVYFKIYANLDREKNQFNTLKRIGLTDKEMKRLVTRNLVIQFFLPWGLALVHSAFAFYVVQMVLNDVMDLSIVKEVVFSFTCFTIIQIVYFFLIRWRYISHIKG
- a CDS encoding fatty acid--CoA ligase family protein, with the translated sequence MNLVEKVRQQAFEQPEKTAFHFLGKGTSYGELEQTIARFAGALEDLGVQKGDHIALLLGNTPHFIISLYASMRIGAVAIPINPIYTADEISYIIQNGDVKAVIALDMLLPLVEAGVQRFPQVKNYIVCETTPDIGEKFATLSDAVKAKTKLFTQVLAGATRSVDPVEVSPDDTAVILYTSGTTGHPKGAMLTHQNLYSNARDIGDYLKMTHEDRVIATLPVFHVFALTVVVNAPLTRGATILLAPRFSPGEIFALADAYQATIFAGVPTMFNFLYQYEAGDVSAFSTLRLAISGGSSLPVSLLHNFENKFNVRISEGYGLSEASPVTCFNPIDRERKSGSIGQSIVNVENKVVDENGEEVAIGEVGELIVRGPNVMKGYYKMPEETAITIRNGWLYTGDLARKDEEGYFFIVDRKKDLIIVGGYNVYPREVEEVLYSHNGIVEAAVVGFPDPNFGEAVHAFVVLKDPSITVENIQEYCSKHIVKYKVPTVIEIIDELPKNTTGKILRRSLKETTKA
- a CDS encoding enoyl-CoA hydratase-related protein → MNTVKYEQKDFIAYVTLDRPDMLNAFNFEMLEQLRKVMESIQIHPDIRLVIITGAGDKAFSVGADLKERKTLPDALVKRNLNRFGEVFSLIEQLPQPTICVLNGYAFGGGLELALACDFRIAADSITLGLTETSLGIIPGAGGTQRLPRLIGEAKALELILTAKRLTAAEALQYGVVTKIAPKEQLHELTGAFAMTILKNAPIAIQQAKFAVKQGMKTDIQTGLQIERKAYELTIPTEDRIEALNAFAEKRPPQFKGR
- a CDS encoding DedA family protein, with translation MSVIYGLIDFILHIDDHLVEIIQQFGNWSYGILFGIVFVETGVVIMPFLPGDSLLFASGTLAALGAFNLYTLLIVFFIAAVLGDTVNYHIGHKVGMSIPENSFLGRVINRERLEIAQRFFNKHGGKTIVIARFMPFIRTFIPFVAGASRMNYRYFLVYNVVGAFLWVMSCTLLGYFFGNIPIIKDNFSVVLILIIVISVLPAIIGAVKARKK